Part of the Cottoperca gobio chromosome 16, fCotGob3.1, whole genome shotgun sequence genome, TCAGTCCCCACCTGCAACTAACATagtatttactttactttcttgttttgtccaaccaataGTCCAAAACCCAAGGACATTTCATTCACAGGGATttataaaaaaagttaaagGGGAAATTAGGTCATTTTCACATGAGAAGATAAAACCAGCTAAAAGCATTTTTGTTCAATACATTATTGTTACCTATTActtttctctttgtagtttgcTCTAAAAGCTCTTAATTCACAGTGGTAATTGTAAGTAAGCTGCCACGAAACCTACATGTACCATTTTTTTCTGAGCTTTGATGCTGCATTTGTAATAAATCTCCTCTTGTGTTTCTCCCATCCCAGTCATTAAGTGTTGCTGTCATGCCTGCTAAAAAGACTGCACCCAAGAGGAAGTCTGAGCCTATTGTGGAGGATGATAAAGGCCCCAAGAAAGTGAAGGGTAAATCACTGGCCTTTTCAAAAAAGGGTCAAGAAAGGCAACCAGAGTAGATTAAACAATGAGACTTAAAGCATACACCATTATAGATGTATTTCTAACTTGAAGAACCAAATCAAATTGctgttaaaataacaatacacaCACCCATTTTATGGGAGGAAAGCATGTCACACCACCACAGTTTTAGTCTCCTCAAGTCCCATGCATGTAGACACTTTTCTTATGCCATATTTAAGTTTGGTCTtgtaaaactaatgacatcTTAATCAAATGAAACAACTGGAATacaattgtgtgtgttgtttttaacagtttGCCACAGAAGTCATGGCAAGGAGGGGGGTCAAGTTCTTGTTCTGGGCCAGGGAGATGTTGGACAGTTGGGTCTCGGCCAGAACACCATTGAGAGGAAGAAGCCGGCCCTTGTGTCTCTGCCGGAGGAAATTGTGCAAGTGATAGCCGGAGGCATGCACACTGTGTGCCTCAGCATCACTGGCCATGTAAGAAAGCATCtgtcttatttattttcaatttaaaattgtATGGCTATGACTCCCTGCAAATATTTTCACAAAGGGTCTTAAGTTTCCCAGATAAattcatgtatttttattttgtaggtcTACACTTTTGGCTGTAATGACGAAGGTGCCCTTGGTCGGGACACAACAGAGGAGGGGTCTGAGATGGTTCCTGAAAAGGTGACATTGGAGGAGAAGGTGGTCCAGGTGTCGGCAGGGGACAGCCACACAGCTGCACTCACAGAGGATGGAACGGTGTACATGTGGGGCTCCTTCAGGGTTAGTTTTTTTTCAGCCACCTAGGACTGTgctcagaagtgtgtgtgtgttgtgtgcgtcGAGAGATTTTCCCTACATCTAGTCAACTTGAGGTTTTTGTTACCTTTTTAATCCTCTCCAACCACAAAGCTTATGAGCAGCAGTAGAAATGCACACAAACGTTCTGTATTGCAGTTTCCAGGTCGCAGATAATACACTGACAAATGACAAGACAGTTAAAAACCTAAAACAATCTATTatccatacagtacatattgtcctccaaatgaatgcttttggttatttttacttatttgttGCATCTGTGGCATTGGCAGTCtcattttctttatcatttgAGTTGGATTCTCCATGAAACATAAGGTAATAGCTTAAGCTTGACTGGAACTCGAGCAAATGACACAGAATATCCTGCTGACTATTAGATTAAAACACTTCAAACCCATTAGCACAGAGTTTGAGTCTGTTTCTTACTTGGCTGAGCTTTTAGGTCATTAACCACTTTACATGTCATCCAGTTAAACTGagatgctgctctgctgctgtaaCAACAAATGAACTCTTGTCGGGTTAAGACTCCCTAcagctgatatatatatatatatatatatatatatatatatattccagcataaagagcAAACCAGATTCTTCTTGTCTACTAAACATCCTCATCTGTTTCCTTTCTTAACCCTGCAAGCCTATTTATCCCCAATGCTGTCTCTTTCCTCAGACATCTCTAATTGCCTCATTAGAGATGTTCTTCCCATACTCtgagcttttacattttttcccATGTCCATCTTTCAGATTTCTGTAATCTTTGCTTCTTGATGCTACATGACCATCTCTCTGACCCTTGTGGCATGTTTTATGCTTGAGGACAAAAAAGGCTTCACGTTAACTCTTCAAGAGAAAAGTAAAGCCATTCAATCGTAGTTTGATGATCATTCGTTGTGCTTTTCTtcattgttttcctctctcaGCACTTAATAACACTGCTCCTGCTCGGttacttgtgtgtttttcattattaatacTCAGTGGTACACTGGCAATTACATCTCTattgtctctgcctgtcttctGCATTCCCACTTGATTTTTGACATTGCTGAAATGAACTGTGTGAAACACTCTGTGAcctctgtttttattgttatcacAGATCTGatttatgttttgaatgtttcttATGTGTGCATTGTACATCCCATCAACTAATTTCCATACAGAAGAAATGTGGCAAGTCAAATGTCTCCTAATTGCATCGCCTGTATTACTGAACGCTGTAATATCTCCATGTCTTTCATACTGCCTGCCCCAGGTCTATTGTCAAAGCAGCTTTACTTTTCATAACCCCAAATCTGAGCATTGTGTATCTCTGGGTTTAACTATTCATATACTGGACCCTTTTTTCCCAGGATAACAATGGTGTAATAGGGCTTCTGGAGCCCATGAAAACTTGCACCGTTCCAGTCAAAGTCCCCATGAAAGAACCTGTTGTGAAAATTGCGTCAGGTAAGAAACAGTCCTCTTTACTTTGCTACGTTTTGTTTGTTAGAGGTTAATATGCAGCATGCATTGTTTCTGTTTAATTTTCATTACTCTGTGCTTTGCAATAGGTAACGACCACCTGGCACTGGTTACACTGGAGGGAAATCTTTACACATCAGGCACTGCAGAGCAGGGGCAGCTGGGGAGAGTGCCTGAGCATTTTTCAAACAGAGGAGGCAGGAAAGGCCTCGGTGAGTAAAACAAACTCATGAAGGAACAAAAGTGAAGAAGATTGTACATGTACATTAACCTCTGATTGGAGATTGCATTAACAATGGATGTTTTCATGTcttgtgtgtaatgtatgtTGCTGTGGCGTTCTGGCTGACTGTGTGTCCTGTTTCAGGCCGGTTGCTTGTACCACAGATGGTAAAAGTGAAAGGGAAAGTTCGCTTCACGGATGCCTTCTGTGGGGCGTACCTCACCTTTGCTGTGTCAAAAGAGGGTGTTTATGGATTTGGTCTCTCCAACTATCACCAGCTGGGTTAGTATGGTCATCAGTCCTTGGATAATGTCAATTGATCATATTTGTGTGATAACTTAAACTGCAGTGGTGTCAGACACTGCTCACATTCTGCTCCaaagtaaatggactgcttAGTAATTTGCGAAGTAATTACTATCGGACATATTGaagttgttttgtgttcttaTACCTTATTTTTGTTGTTCAGGCACTGAAAACACCGAGCTGTGTTTTGTACCAGTAAAACTGACATGCTTCAAAAACTCTACCACCTCCTGGGTGGACTTCTCTGGAGGACAACATCACACACTCTGCCTTGATGCTGAAGGTAAGCGGCAACTAACTGTAGTGAAACTGTTCTGAAGTACATATTGACAGTGATTACttgttttttgtaaattacAATATAACACAAACCATGGCTACAGATATAACCGGATGTCAAGAAGGGAggaccaaaaaataaatatttgtatttttttgttattatataaatggcacaaagaaaacaaatctgtttCAATTTTCTTCTAAAAGCCTCTGGCAAATCAGTCTTTTGGTAATTTGGTTGGAAAGCTGTTTCACAAGTAAGAGACCCAAGGACCCAGGTTGTTTAATTTGAAGTACTTTGACAAACAAATAGTAAATGAATCCCTTTTCTCGTCATCTTTTAGGACAGGTATATAGCCTGGGCAGAGCAGAGTATGGTCGTCTTGGTCTGGGCGAAGGGGCAGAGGAAAAGAGTGAGCCCACGCCTGTGATGGGGATGGAGCCGGCCAGTAGGTTGACATGTGGGGCGTCTGTCAGCTACGCCGTCACCAGAGAAGGTGAGAAACGAAGCGTATGCAGCAGAGGATTGATGAGTCTTCTGAGTCTGTTTCATTAGAGGGCTttatatttcttgcttttaaGGCAATGAACTGCAATAAATCCTCATACTTTAACGATGACACACACCcatccaccttcacctgctccCTAACAAGTTTTATGACCGTAAAAAGTAGCTTGCTTATTCTACCTTTGGTATTTACAGCGGATCATCATTATTAACTCAAATGCTTGAGGCTTTTGTCTGCAAAATACAAACAGCTCATTTTAATTGTAGTtagatgtaaaataaataaaagttctCGCCCGCTAGTTGATATGAATTCTGTTATTATTGTTTCACACTACCAAATGAGTCTAATGTTGGCAATGTGCTAAAATGGTTAAAAAGGCTTGCTACTCACTTACTGTTGGCTGTGCTTACTCAGGATCTGTGTACTCCTGGGGCATGGGCACCAACCTGCAGCTCggcacaggagaggaggaggatgagtgGAGCCCCGTAAAGATGACAGGCAAGCAGCTGGAGAACCGCACAGTACTCTCGGTCTCCAGTGGAGGGCAGCACACAGTCCTTTTGGTCAAAGACAAGCAGGAGAGCTGATGTCCATCTCAGACGGGGATCTTGTGATCTGTTTCGAGGTGGGGCTTTTTTCACGCTGCCTAAATCTGGGGAGGTGGTTGATCTATATGTGACTTCCTGTGCTGAGCCGAGGGAATGTGAGAGGTCCGGGCCCTTTTTATGAGAACGCTTCTCTTCCTGGTGTGGGGAAAATGTTCATGGATGTTCGGTAGATCATGACAAATGAGagactattttttttaatgttcccTTAAAAAGTCATTAGTATGACTGTAAGATGGTGTATGTGCTGTTTGTGAATGTGACTGTTTGCATGTACATAAAGTAAACGAGTGCAAGCTTTTTAATGACTTCCCCAAACaatagtctttttttaatattcttttcttttctttaaagcaaTAATTTCACTGATCTTGGTTCGGACAGGACATTTCTACTCAATGAGTTTAATATGCGAGACTACTGTTCATTTTACTGAGGGCACACACAATTGTTGTGACTATTTGGACATTTggtaacacatactgtatactgcatttgttttgttggctGTCTGAAAATAAAGATGCAATTAAGTTTTTAAGCCTTTTCTTATCCGATTCATTCATCAAATATTTTTGCAACTATTTTGACTTATTGAGTTATTTTCCATGCAAACATGTTCCAAACGTGCAGCTCTGAGCTGAGATATAAGCATtcgctgcttttctttgtattatgagtaaactgaacatctttggtATAGACGGGTCCgacaaaacaagctatttaaaaatgtcacacTTAACGGCTGTTTGACATagactaaaaaataaatgtatccatCAACAAAATAATTGGCAGTTTTATGGCGATAATGCAAATGTGTTGTTGCTTCCCTTTGATGCAGTAACCACAAAATTAACAATATTCCAATAAGGTTTGGCATTTCAGTCAATATGGAAaaccttttaataaataacatgaACACAGATTTGTTGATTTTCATTTCAGGGACTATAAGGAAACATTCTGACTTTTTAATCTCATTGTTGAGGAAAAAGCCACATTTTGTTGTTTGGCTTTTCCAACATAAAGAAATAacttgtgaaaatgtaaaagtcaAGTCTGTTCTTGATTTGGGAAGTAAACATTAGATTTAGTCTCCTGCTTATCTCACATAAGTTTGGTAGTTGGTCAAATCGAACTttaatatatcatcatatagTATAAATAAGATGGGAATGTATTTTCTCTATGAAGTCAATTAAATTGACAAATCAAATTGATGCAAAAATCCCATATTGCCATAAAGCAGTAGATCTAGTTATCGCCCACCCTTAATAGTCTGGCTCATAGTTTAAACTATCACTGCATGGAAGGAAGAAATGATGTTGTAATGTCttggaaatgcatttaatatAGTTACATTAGTCGTGGGCATTACCATTACTTCTGCAGACACCCGACCCATATTGCCAAATCTGCCCAGAGTTGCTTTCTGCCTATTATGTATTCAAACGAcgcattccacacacacacacggacacgtGACTGTAAATCCGAAACACTTAAGGATGCAAATGATGTCACAAGTGCATACATCAAAGCTACACGCTTTTGTGTTGTATCTGGGGTGAAACGATCTTTGTTCGTCTCATCTTGCTTTCATCTGGCCAAAAGGACGCATGATGAAATATAAGGACTGAAAAGCCCTCGCGGCAAAAAGCTTTGAAACTCTGAAGCATCTTTTTACAAGCAGTTAATTGATCAGAGGGAACCTCTTCGCTCTTTTGATTAGCATCGTTGTTCGTCAGGAATACATTTCAAGGTTCACTGCGCGTCAGTAATGGTTGTACAGTGGCTGTACGAGTCTTTCAAAAGCAAGAGTGATGATTGTTTTTAACCGTTTCAGAAGTGGTTCTGGGTATAAAAGTGGGAAGTTATTGTCCTCACTCAGAcctaaaaaaaaatactattttgtAACTTGTTTTGGCAACGACTCAACCACAAAGATAATTATTGCCTTCGTTCAGTAACTAGCAAAGAATGTTTGACACGATATTAATTATTATGCACACTTTTTCTGGAGAATGATGACACTGATTAAGTGCCCCCGTTCTTTGTGTCGCCTACTGTGCCTGAAATCTAAGcaaatgaacatttgttttgaacCTGTTCAGGAAACCTCCAGATAACATTACATCTCTGTCCTTTGGTTCTACACCTTCAGGAGCAGTGAAGTGCAGACGTATGTAAATGAAACTGATTTAAGCTGTGATGTTAAGACAGGCTGTTAACAGCTTTCCACACGCTGGAGCATTGAAAGTCTGATAATGCCCTAAAAAGCCCAGACACCTTCTCGTACGTCTCCAGCACAAAGAGGAAACAGTCATCCAATGACATCCTGTGATTAATTCCCCTCGTTCATAGAAAGTATAACAGGATTTTTCATAATAAATGTGGGCTCTAATCTTCCTCTCGTTAAACTAATCACAGAGGACACCGATGAGACTCAGGCACCTGCGTCGCCGCACATTCAGCCTTATAATAAGGCGAGCAACATTAATGGGAGCAATCGGCTGCTCCCCTCAGAGCTGTACGTGAGGCTTTCATTAGCTTTTCATCTGGTAACACTGTCTTTACACTGCACATCTGTAACAGGCTTGTGACAGGCTGCATCATGCATTCATAAACATCACCATCGTGTTATTAATATTGCAATTTAGAACACGTGTATCACTTCGCCTTGATTGGGATGTGGCAGTCATTGAGCCGCCCTGCTGCTTTTCTTAATTAACTTATCACTTCAAGTTGTATCGAGTGCAGTTTCTCAAGTACGTCTTAATCAAGAAATCCAAAGTTTTGTGATTATGTTAATGCTTTGAAGAGGCTCCACTGAGGGTTGTATTAATCAAGTGGTCCACCATAGTGGGGAACGTGTTGAATATGGCGCAGCAGGAACCTGTTGTCCAAAGGACTGCATTAATATTTCAGTCTCAGTAtctcacacacaagtacacCTGGGAAGTTAAGATGTAGGAAAGAAAGATGTATTGATAGAAagcatgaaacacaaaacactttacATCCCATGAAAAATGTGATCTTGATCTAGAACTATGAAGAAGGCAGATTACGAGCCATTGGTTAGTATTGTATGAATGGAACAATAACATTAAAGTGGCTTAAAATCACCAGATAGTTTATGGCACATTTTCCTGGATCATTTAATTAATACTATTGGAGGCTTAAGTTCCTTTATGAAATGTGATGATAAGATCAAGAAGCTACCTATAAAGTGCTTTTATATTGACGAATGTGGAACAACCGACACATAAACTATAAAGGATTGGCCAGTTTGGGATCTGttagatttaaaatgaaagaaaaactacattatttatttgtattatttacaatatgtttcttatttgttattgttttattttatatatttaatgttttactaTTCAGACACATTATGCTGTGTTTGTAAATTAGTAGTTCAataattcaaaacaaaacaaaaagaaaaacatatttttttaacgCCGCCCTCAAATGACAGATTGTTTGTGTGAGAAAGTATTCAACTTGTTTTCCACCATATGGATTATAAATCACTTCGAAGACGTCGCCCGTTGTTTAATAGCTTGCATTTTTCAGTTGGAAATGATCTATACGGAGGCTCATCTGTTACATCTCGTAAACGCTGCTCTGTCCAGAGAATATTagaaacatttgtaaaacattatCTTCAATACGGTCCCCCTTCCTGTGTCTGAGTCGGGATACatttgatataaaaaataagaaaacactgcaccagaataaaaacaacaaattccCCTGGCTGTTACTGAAGCATTAAGGGATGTATGAAATACTCAACTGTTGCCATGGCAGAGGAGTTGTTGTTTTGAAGTCTTATAGGAGAATTGTTTACACTTTGAAAACATGTGAGTGCGTGCGCAGGAAACAGAGTATTATTAGTAAACGAGTCCCTCTCTTGCTGCTGAGCTGCTGGTACTCCATCAGCCTACGGCCCACATTTCAATTCACTGTAGATTGCTTTGATACATTGAATTCCTCATCCAGTGGGCTGAGGGCTGCTGTGCAGGGGATTGTAAAACGGGCCGATCTCTTGATTTGATGCATGGTTACATTTCAGTCAAGTGGACCAGGTGATAGCAGGAATCAAACCCCATTCATTATCACCACGGTGCGTGACTAATTCTTTCAATGGACTTATTTTGTAATTGACATCTTCTCCGTGTCACATTGATTTTTGCTAATTACTGACAGATGTCAACATGACGTATGATCATATATATCACCTTTATGGTCGACGGCTGAGCTAAAAACTGAATAGTGTTTTTGCTGAGGGAAGCAGC contains:
- the rcc1 gene encoding regulator of chromosome condensation; protein product: MPAKKTAPKRKSEPIVEDDKGPKKVKVCHRSHGKEGGQVLVLGQGDVGQLGLGQNTIERKKPALVSLPEEIVQVIAGGMHTVCLSITGHVYTFGCNDEGALGRDTTEEGSEMVPEKVTLEEKVVQVSAGDSHTAALTEDGTVYMWGSFRDNNGVIGLLEPMKTCTVPVKVPMKEPVVKIASGNDHLALVTLEGNLYTSGTAEQGQLGRVPEHFSNRGGRKGLGRLLVPQMVKVKGKVRFTDAFCGAYLTFAVSKEGVYGFGLSNYHQLGTENTELCFVPVKLTCFKNSTTSWVDFSGGQHHTLCLDAEGQVYSLGRAEYGRLGLGEGAEEKSEPTPVMGMEPASRLTCGASVSYAVTREGSVYSWGMGTNLQLGTGEEEDEWSPVKMTGKQLENRTVLSVSSGGQHTVLLVKDKQES